In Paracoccaceae bacterium Fryx2, a single genomic region encodes these proteins:
- a CDS encoding IS1380 family transposase has translation MDHPEGAGSDQGHRVDFDRRVRLEFRGAQISSDGGLLVMRELDDALGLSGLASEALRDNRTGKNTVHRLDGLFRQSVFGRLAGYEDVNDADRLALDPVMRQVVGGRAVDAQAASATQMGRFETETLASPTNRAALADLNGQWIDRFHDRNGLKYIVLDMDSSVSPTHGDQEGSAWNGHFDCTCYHPNFLFNQFGMLERCALRNGNVHSADGWRDVLDPVIARYAGRNLGGRFFRADAAYAIPAIYARLEETGYFYTIRLPSNAVLKEKIAHRLTRPVGRPSLTKVKRFYEDFEYQAASWDKPRRVIAKIEWHPGELFPKVGFIITNLPMEPDWVVRFYNQRGTAEQHIKEGKYAFHWTRLSCKRFRDNEVRLQLHALAYNLATFLRCIDLPEAMANWSLTSLQLKLIKIGARVVRHARAITFQLAEVAVTGPMVRAILTAIHRLRAPPSCA, from the coding sequence ATGGATCACCCAGAGGGTGCGGGTTCGGATCAAGGTCATCGGGTCGATTTCGACCGCCGCGTGCGGCTGGAGTTCCGGGGTGCGCAGATCAGTTCGGACGGCGGTTTGCTGGTGATGCGCGAGCTCGATGACGCGCTCGGGCTGTCGGGCCTTGCGTCAGAGGCGCTACGCGATAACCGCACCGGCAAGAACACCGTCCATCGGCTCGACGGGCTGTTCCGGCAGTCAGTATTCGGGCGGCTGGCCGGATACGAGGACGTCAACGATGCCGACCGTCTCGCGCTCGATCCCGTGATGCGTCAGGTTGTCGGTGGCCGGGCTGTCGATGCGCAAGCGGCCTCAGCAACGCAGATGGGGCGATTTGAGACCGAGACCTTGGCCTCGCCCACGAACCGGGCGGCGCTGGCAGACCTGAACGGCCAATGGATCGACCGCTTCCACGACCGCAACGGGCTGAAGTATATCGTGCTGGACATGGACAGCTCGGTCAGCCCCACCCATGGCGATCAGGAAGGGTCCGCCTGGAACGGCCATTTCGACTGCACCTGTTATCACCCGAATTTCCTGTTCAACCAGTTCGGCATGCTGGAACGCTGCGCCCTGCGCAACGGCAATGTTCACAGCGCCGACGGCTGGCGGGATGTCCTCGATCCCGTCATCGCCCGTTATGCTGGCCGCAACCTTGGTGGCCGCTTCTTCCGCGCCGACGCCGCCTATGCGATCCCTGCGATCTACGCGCGGCTGGAAGAGACGGGCTATTTCTACACCATCCGGTTGCCCTCCAATGCAGTGCTCAAGGAGAAGATCGCGCATCGACTGACCCGGCCCGTAGGCCGTCCGTCGCTGACCAAGGTCAAACGCTTTTACGAGGACTTCGAGTATCAGGCGGCGTCCTGGGACAAGCCCCGCCGTGTCATCGCCAAGATCGAATGGCACCCCGGAGAGCTGTTCCCCAAAGTCGGCTTCATCATCACCAACCTGCCCATGGAGCCAGATTGGGTGGTGCGCTTCTACAACCAGCGTGGCACCGCCGAACAGCACATCAAGGAGGGCAAATACGCCTTCCACTGGACGCGGCTGTCATGCAAGCGGTTCCGTGACAACGAGGTCCGGCTGCAACTGCACGCGCTGGCCTACAACCTGGCAACGTTCCTGCGCTGCATCGATCTGCCCGAGGCCATGGCCAACTGGTCGCTGACATCCCTCCAGCTCAAGCTGATCAAGATCGGGGCCCGCGTCGTGCGTCACGCCCGCGCCATCACCTTCCAACTTGCCGAGGTGGCGGTCACAGGCCCCATGGTCAGAGCCATCCTAACTGCAATTCACCGCCTTCGAGCGCCACCGTCATGTGCGTGA
- a CDS encoding glycosyltransferase codes for MYLVLYLFCAFIGSLFSGFILLRIRQQLNGVSKPRDDGTAVQSSHVGNPLRLGGLAAVAGLAFAVALQMLNEGESFAPLLLLSVLPVFITGLAEDLGHHVSPRGRFLAAVFSGVAAVALLGVWVPKADIPGIDWAMATPAVAIILTVIFSAGFCHAVNLIDGMNGLAASVITTSALGCAAIATLASLPAVTGFALLLVAATIGFLFLNWPVARVFFGDAGAYGLGHLLVFLMFLLASLSSEVAVPALLLVIFWPLADVFHTILRRVADKVSITQPDRMHLHQKVRRTLDIVWFGYRGRYRSNPLTTIILLPFIIAPVVTGVLLWNNPGAAWFALGGYMLAFSACHPLTIRLARRFRRWTSYTRKSH; via the coding sequence ATGTATCTGGTTCTTTATTTATTTTGCGCATTCATTGGGTCGCTTTTTTCTGGCTTTATTTTGCTCCGGATCAGGCAGCAACTGAACGGTGTATCAAAGCCGCGTGACGATGGAACCGCCGTCCAATCCTCTCACGTCGGAAACCCGCTGCGTTTAGGTGGATTGGCGGCCGTTGCCGGTCTGGCTTTCGCCGTAGCCCTGCAAATGCTGAACGAGGGCGAAAGCTTCGCGCCGCTGTTGCTTCTGTCGGTTCTTCCGGTCTTCATTACGGGGCTGGCCGAGGATCTCGGCCATCACGTGTCGCCGCGCGGGCGATTTCTGGCGGCGGTATTCTCTGGCGTTGCTGCGGTTGCCCTGTTGGGGGTTTGGGTGCCGAAAGCGGACATACCGGGCATCGACTGGGCTATGGCCACGCCTGCGGTTGCCATCATTCTGACCGTGATCTTTTCGGCCGGGTTTTGTCATGCTGTCAACCTGATCGACGGAATGAATGGTCTGGCAGCGTCGGTGATCACGACATCGGCACTGGGCTGCGCCGCAATTGCTACGCTAGCGTCCTTGCCCGCTGTCACCGGCTTTGCCCTGTTGCTGGTAGCCGCCACAATAGGTTTCCTGTTTCTGAACTGGCCGGTCGCGCGTGTGTTTTTCGGCGATGCCGGTGCCTATGGTCTGGGTCATCTGCTTGTCTTTTTGATGTTCCTGCTGGCATCGCTCTCCAGCGAAGTGGCAGTGCCGGCTTTGCTTTTGGTGATCTTCTGGCCGCTTGCCGACGTGTTCCACACGATCCTGCGGCGCGTGGCCGACAAGGTTTCCATAACACAGCCTGACAGGATGCATCTGCATCAGAAGGTCCGACGCACGCTGGACATCGTCTGGTTCGGATACCGGGGGCGCTATCGGTCCAACCCTTTGACGACGATCATCCTGCTGCCGTTCATCATCGCCCCCGTCGTGACCGGTGTCCTGCTCTGGAACAATCCGGGTGCCGCATGGTTCGCGCTGGGGGGCTATATGCTGGCATTCTCGGCCTGCCATCCATTGACGATACGACTCGCGCGGAGGTTCCGGAGATGGACATCTTACACCCGCAAATCGCACTGA